The DNA segment TGTCAATGGAAGATCGCGGGCCAGGGGGCTGGGTGAGCCCCCGGCGGGCCGCCGCAAGCAGCAGTGCTTTATCCGCAGCAGCCCGCCCAGTGATCCGCAATTCAGTTCGATACCGGCATCAAGCGCCGAAGCCTCCGTCGATTGTCTGGAGGGAGCCGGTAATCATTGCGCCGTGAGGTCCGGCGATATAGGCGGTAAGCTCGGCGATTTCGTCCGGTGTGGCATGCCGCTTGATCGCCATGAAGCTGTGCATCGTCTCGGCCATCGGCCCGTCGGCCGGGTTCATGTCGCTGTCGGTCGGCCCGGGCTGGATGCTGTTGACCGTTATTCCCCGGTCGCCAAGATCGCGAGCCAGGCCGCGAACCATGCCCTGCATCGCCGACTTGGTCAGCGCATATGCGGCACCGCCCGCGAAGGGCATGCGATCGCCATTAACCGACCCGATGACGATGATGCGTCCGTTGTCGTTCATCCGCCGCGCTGCCTCGACCGCCGCGTGATAGGGCGCCCGGACATTGACATCGATCATGTGATCGATCGCATCGGCCTCCAGTTCCAGCGGGTCGCCCAGCACGAGCGAGCCGGCCGCGATGACGATGACGTCGAGGGGACCACGATCGGCGACGGTTGCGATCAGTTCGCTCCGGTCGGCGCTGTCGGTCCGGATCGCGGAGGCGCCGGTTTCGGCCGCGAGATCTTCGGCCGCCTGCTTCGAGCCGGCATAGGTGAAGGCGACTTCGCCGCCGCCTGCCGAAAAGCGGCGCACGATTGCCGCGCCGATGCCACGGCTGCCGCCTAGAATCAGAACATTCTTGGTGTTGAAATCATCCATGAGGTTTCTCCAGTGTTTGGGGCGTATTCGAAACGAAGGGGCGCCCGTCCCGGTCCTGCGCCTCTGGACTTGAAGATGAACTGCAGGCATTGTCCGGACTAGCCGTAAAAAGCTGGATCTAGTTGACGGGATTACCGAACAATGATGAAACTCGACGGCGTTGTTGCGTTCGTCGTGACGGCAGAAGCCGGTTCGATCAGCGCGGCGTCAAGGCGGCTGGGCCTAGCCAAGTCGGTGGTGAGCGAGCGGCTTGCCGAGTTGGAGCGAACCCTGGGGACGACACTTGTCCAGCGATCAACCCGCAAGTTGTCCCTGACTAACGGAGGCCGTTCCTTCCTGCCGCGAGCACAGCGCATCCTGCGCGAAGTGGAGGAGGCTTCTTCCGAATTGGCGGCGCGGAGCGGCAAGCTGGCCGGGCCCCTGCGCATCTCCGCGCCCGTGGGGTTCGGCAATCTTCATCTCGGGCCCGCTCTCGGGCGGTTCCTTCGTGACTATCCCGAGATCGACCTTTCTCTAGAACTCGACGACAATTTCGTCGACGCGGCGAGCGGAGGTTTCGACGCCGTGTTGAGGCACGGCGCGATTGGCGATGGACGCCTCATTGCCAGGCGCCTGGCGTCGAGCCGGCGCCTGCTGGTCGCGTCGCCGGGATACCTGGATGAGTGCGGAATACCCACGACACTCGCCGAACTGGAGCGGCACAGGGGCATTCTCTATTCCAACCGGGCAAGCGATTGGCGGTTTGCGACGGCCAGCGGCTGGTCGGTGATCCGCCCGCGGGCGGGATTGCGCGTGAACAGCGGCATGCTCATGCGCGAAGCGGCAACGGAAGGCTTGGGGATCGCCCTGTTGCCCACCTTCTTCATCCACGAAGCGCTTGCCAATGGCACGTTGACGCAGATCGACATCGGACAACAGGCGGAAGGAGCGGAGCTCTTCCTGACATATCCGAAGGACCATGGTGCCTCAGCGAAGATCCGGGCTTTCGGCGATAGCCTTCGCCGCACCTTCGGCAGTCCGCCTTACTGGGAGAAAATCCCCGGGATATAGGCTCATTTGCCGTCGCGATCCGGGCATTTGTTGAAAGGGCGCCGAAGATCACAAGGTTCTGGCGACACTCGGCAAGTTGGTTGCTTCTGCATTATGCCCCTGCAAGAGGGCAGCTCATCACTTTGGATCCGGTCTCCTGAAGACAATGCCCGGCAGGCCAATTTGTGCCGCGAGAGGTTCTGCCGGCAGGGGCGGACACTCCGGCCGGTCTGACCATTCAGTCGCGGTGGAAGAAGGCAGGCTTGCCGGCAAGAACATTGGCAGCCATTTCGCCGCCGTCGTGGAAGGCCAGCGCGCCGCCCGGAAGGGTATCGTCCCAGAAGCCTGGATCGGCATATTGGGAGAGGGCGGTTTCATAGCGCGCCACTCGGTCTGCCTGTTGGGAGAGAAGTGCGTCTGCGGCGCGCACTTCCTCGAAGTCGTCCCCTTTGCCTTCGCGTACCAGCTGCGAAAGATCCTGGCGGTTGATAGCGTCGAAGTAATCGGCAACGAAGCGCCGCGCGAATTCGGTGGAAGGCCGGCCTTGTGCCGGACTCGCGGGCAGGACCGCGTACTTGGCCATTTTCAGGTCAATCCTTTTCACGTGCGGCACGTGCGTTGAGATCGGCCCAGAGCTTTTCGGTGCCGGCTTCCTGGGCCTTGTTCACATACTGCGAGGCGACGAGCCAGCCCTTGATAAATTGCAGGGGAACGATGCACCCGATTGCCAGGAGCGGAAACGAGGTCACCAGGTGAACCCAGAATGGCGGGTCGAATTTCACCTGCAGCCAGACTGCGAAGAACGTCAGCGGAAAGGCGACGATGCATAGGGAAAAGAATGCAGGCCCGTCATCGGGGGCGGCAAAGTCGTAGGAGAGGCCGCAGTTCGGGCACTTGTCGTTCAGTTTGAGCCACTTGCGAAACATCTTCCCCTTGCCGCAGCGCGGGCAAAGACCCCTGGCGCCGCAGTGGAATATCCACTGGCCCTTGTTGGGTTGCTGGTTGTCTTCGTCAGCCATGGGGCAAGTCCATTCGCTTTTTTTGCAGGGAATCGGTCGTTGCAATATATGATATTTGCATGCATACAAAGTCAATGCAAAGTGTGCAGCAAAAGTGGCTCCCGGATATCGGGCAGTCTGAAGGACCAGTCTATCTGGCGATTTGCGCCGCCCTCGAGCGCGATATCGAGGGGGGGCGACTGAGCGCCGGCGATCGGCTGCCGCCGCAGCGCGAACTCGCCGAAACTCTGGGGATCGATCCCGGGACCGTGACGCGCGCCTATGCCGAAGCGCGCCGGCAAGGCCTCATCGATGCCGAGGGGCGGCGCGGCAGCTTTGTCAGGGGAAGGGAGACCAGCGCGGTTTCAGCCGAGATTGCCCCATTCGACACCGGCATGAACCTGCCCCCCATTCCGGCGCGCAGCACATTTGCCGCGCGCTTCATGGCCACATTGCAGGCGGTCATGACGGGGCCTTCAGCGATCAACCGAATGCAGTACCAGCCCGCTGGCGGAGCGCCTGAGGATCGACACGCCGGCGCCGAATGGCTCGCCGCCAGCGGCATGGAGGCGAATGAGGACAATGTCCTGGTCACGAGCGGAGCGCAGACCGCGCTTCATGCGATTGCCAGTTCGGTCCTCCAGCCGGGCGATATCGTCTGCACCGGACCTTTCGTCTATCCCGGCTGGACGGCGATTTGCCGGAGGGCCAATGTGACGTTGCTCCCCCTCGCTGCCGACGATCAGGGTATTGACCCGGATGCCTTCGCACGCGCCTGCGCTTCCTCGCAGGTGCGCGCAATCTACATTGTGCCGGACAACGAAAATCCGACCACGGCGACGCTCTGTCCGGATCGGCGGGAGCGCATTGTGCAGATTGCCCGGCGGCACGATGTTCTGATTATCGAGGACGATTCCTACTCGCGATTGGGCGAGAAAGGCCCCGCTCCGCTGGCGGCTTTGGCGCCGGAGCGGACGTGGCATGTGTGCAGCTTGTCCAAACTGATCTCGCCGTCCTTGCGTATCGCCTATCTGCGCGCGCCGCGCCTGCGCGATGCCTTGCAGCTGGCCACCGATACATACGAGACAACGGTGATGCCGCCGCCGCTCAATCTTGCGGTATCGACGCAATGGCTGCGCGATGGAACATGGTCGAGGCTGATCGATGAGGTGCGGGGCGAGTGCAAGGCGCGGCAGGCGATCGTCGCCCAGACTCTGCCTGCTGGTAGTTATCGCGGGGCCCCCGCCGGTTATCACCTCTGGGTTCCGCTTGGCGAAGCGGTGCAGTCCTACGAACTTGTCAGCGCGTTGCGTCCCCTGGGCGTTTCGGTGGTATCGAGCGAGCAGTTCCGCGTGGGCCCGGAGACGTCCGGGCGCGCCGTGCGGCTTTCGATCGGCGGCAATCTCGACCGTAACCAACTCGCGCGCGCGCTGGGTCTTCTTGACGCCATGCTTCATCACCGGGCCGGGCGGTCGAGTCCATTGATCTGACAGGCATGGCTTCGCTTACATCGTGTTCGGGAAACCGAGGTTCAGAAGCCGTTGCGATGCCTTTCGATAATGACGCGAAGAGGCCATTTGCGCAGCGCTGAGCCGGGCCGCAACTCGCATGTAGCGCGGTCGCGCTCAGCGGGCTCCTGATGCCAGGCGGCGTCCGGTGACAAGGGTCTGGATGATGAAGAGAACCATCAGGATCGAGCCCACGGCGCCGACGAAGACATCGAATCCGGACGTCGTGCCGAAGATCCCTTTGCCGCTTCCCAGCAACATCATCATCAGCGTCAGGCCAATCAGCATGAAGCGCAGCTCGGTCGGGCCGGCGGACAGATAGGAGAGTTTGAACTCGCCGATGACCCGTGCTGCCAGGTAGGCATGAATGGAGAGCAGGAGATAGCCCACCAGCGCCACTGTCGCCACGTTCATGGCTATGTAGGGGCTTGCGCCCAGGCCCCATACGATGAGGACGGTGGTCAGCCCGTCGCAGCTGTGGTCGATGAAATAGCCGTAAGCGGGCCGCTCAATCTGGCGGAAGCGGGCGAGGCTTCCGTCCATCGAATCCCCGAACCACTGGACAATGTAGCCCGCAATCGACAGCCATAGCCACTGCCAGGCCCAGTTGCTGGCAGCATAGCCGGCAAAGGTCATGACGGCCCCGACGATGCCAAGCGCTGTCAGGATGTCCGGAGTAACCCAGCCGGGCATGTGCGCGCAGAGCCATTGCAGGATGCGCCGCTCCGAGCGCGCAAGCAGGTTCTGCTGAATGCGCACCATCGGGCCGGCGTGGGTGTCGGGGCTTGAACTCATTCGGGTAACCTTGTGGAGATTGCGCGGCCGCGGTTGCGGCGATCGCGCTTCAGCTCAGATGGACTGGCTGGCGAGGCGGCGGACAAGCTTGCTGACCATCAATTGGCCGTGGGCTGAGCCCATGGCGACGGAGAGGAGCGTCCCGGGAAAGGCGGCATCGTGCGCGCCCAGAAAGTGCGCGGCAGGACGCGCGCCGCCAAGCAGATCAAAGGCCAGTTCATAGACCTCGCTGCGGCGCTTCCATTGCTGCGAAGATCTGGGCGGGGAGGCCCACTGCCTGCCGCAGGGAGAAGGCGGGTCGCGCAATACGCGTCCGAGGGTCATAGTTGAGCCTGTCCGTCCGCCCAGTACGGATACTGCGTGGTGCCCAGTTCCCTGCGCAATTTGCTGATGCGACGTTCGTAATGCGAAACGAGGTCGAAATGCGAGCCGCAGTGTTGCGGGGCTTCGCCATCGCCCTTGCGCATAAGAGCAATCTGGTGATGGTACAGAAGCTGATTGAGGTCCAAGACTGCTCTCCTTCATGCGGGAGCGCGTTGGTCTCTCAGTCGCCGATATGCAAAAAGGGGCCGGCGATAATCTACTGTAATCCAAAAGAGTCTCGCTGGCTAGTGCAGCCCAAAATTTCGTTGCCTTGAAATTTGCAATTGAAAGCTCTATATGGCTTTCGCTACGTCGCTCCATGACGAGATAATTTTCAGCATCTGCTGCAATCTCGATTTCCTCTACAGCTTCCTGGCAATCATTTCCCGGAATGCATTTTGAGCATCGGGGCTGGGCAACGCTTTTTCAGGATTTATTGAAGTGGCTAAAGAAGAACTACTGACAATGGAAGGTTCGGTCGAGGAAGTACTTCCCGATGGACGTTTCGCCGTGCTGCTGGACAATGAGCATCGGATCATCGCCTATACGGCTGGCAAGATGCGCAAGTTCCGGATTCGCACGGTGGCCGGAGACCGCGTTCATGTTGAAATGACGCCTTACGATCTCAGCAAGGGACGTATCGTCTTTCGTGAGCGTTCGCCTGGGCAGCCCGGGCCGGGCAAGGGACGTGGCAATTTTAAAAGATAGACAGAAAACGAAGGGAAGCGGCTTTGGCCGCTATCAGAGGAATTGATGATCAATACCATTTCGGACGCATTTGGGCGTCCCCACAAGAAGAACGGCAGTGAAAAGCTGCCCTTTTCGATCAAGCATACGCTTGAAAAGACGCGCAGTTCGCTTTCCGTGCAGGAGCTCAAGCTCCTTGTCGCGGCAATGGTGGACTGAAACGCGCATCGGGTCGGGCTTTGCCCGGCCTCGGTTTTCCATGAAAATCGATCGGCTACACCGCAGGAGGGGCTATATGCCTGACTCCTGCGTTGTCAGTTGCCGGCGGGTTTGACCCCGTCGTCGGCCTGCGAGGCTTCCTGCTCTTGCCTGGCTTCCAGTTGCGCGCGTTCCCTGGCGGAGCGCGTCGTTTCAAGCTTCTGGATCCGGTCGGACATAGCCTGCCAGGCCGCAGCCGAGCGCAGTTCGCGCTGGCGGACATTGTCGAGGATTGACTGATCTGCGGCAAGGGTCGCGGCGCGGACGCGCTCGTCGCAGAAGGTGCGGGTCAGGCTCATTCGAGGGGCTCTCCGCGAGATCGGGTAGATGGGAAGGTCAGGGCTGTCCTGAGACAGCCCTGCATTTTGCGCGATCAGGCCTCGCGCAGGTTCGTTGCCGAAGCCTTGCCGTTGCGGCCGACTTCAACTTCGTAGGAAATGCGCTGGTTCTTTTCGAGCGTGTGCATGCCTGCTGCCTGAACCGCCGAGACGTGAACGAAGCTGTCATCGCCGCCGTTGTCCGGCGAAATGAAGCCGAAGCCCTTGTCGGTGTTGAAGAATTTTACGGTGCCGATAGGCATTGGTGTTTCCTTTCAAGAAACGATGTTCCCGGCGCACAAAGCGCGCGACCGGATCACGTCAAACCGTCAGAGAAAGGGAAATCGTCTCAGATGGGAAAATTACCGAAGCAGACGTCGGCTCAAAAACCAGAATTGTCGAAACCCGTCGCAAATTCGACGTTCGGCCTTGTAGCATGGATTGTGCAATGCAGCCAGAAAATTCGCCGTTGAAGATTGGCGGATTAAATTCGAACGTAAATGAAATATAGTTCGTATTGGCGCGAAGTTGGGAAATCACAGACTTTCTAAACTGCATGAGGCCGGCAGCAATTATCACGCATGCTTTGCCGATCGTGCGAGTATGAGCGGCTTTGCTCTTGTTTGCATGGCAGGCTACAGACGTGCCCATGACAGGATGCGGATGCGAGCCCACTGCAGTTGAAACGGCGGCCCAGCGGCGCGTGCTGTGGCTGGCCTTGTCCTTGAATGCCGCCATGTTCGTGGTGGAAGTGACAGTTGGCCTGCTTGTCGGGTCGACGGCTGTCCTGGCTGACGGTCTCGACATGTTATCCGACGCGACGGTCTATGCGATTGCGCTTGCCGCGATCGGGCGCAGTGCGCGCTTCAAGGTCAACTCCGCAAGGCTCAGCGGTGTCCTGCTGCTGGCCCTTGGCATTGCCTTGCTGTGGGAAGTGGCGCGCCGGCTCCAGGTGGGAGTAGCACCTGAAGGCTTGTGGATGATGGCCGTTTCCCTGCCGGCGTTGGCCGTCAATGTCATCGTGCTGCGCCTGCTTTCACACCAGCGCAATGGCGAGGTGCATCTAAGGGCGGCGTGGATCTTCACGCGGGCCGACGTCGTGGCCAATGTGGCCGTGATCTTCTCGGGCCTTGCCGTCATGCTGACGGGCCTTCGCTACTTCGATCTCTTCGTCGGCGCGGCAATCGGTGTCTATGTCATTCGCGAAGCGCTGGAGATCCTCAAGGATGCGCGGTCGGAGCGAAACTCCCCCGCCTGACCGGAGCGCGCCGATCGAAAAGCTTTCGCGTTCTGAGTGAACGAACCGGAACCCCGGGCATTTAACAATCCGGATGACGTGGAGTATGCCCTGCCTATGGAGCACCAGGCCCTTGTTTTTGCACTGATCGGCGTTCTGGGGATCGGGGCGCAGTGGATCGCGTGGCGCACGGGATGGCCGGCGATCGCGCTGATGCTGTTTGCAGGCGTTATCGCAGGGCCGATCACCGGGCTGGTCCTGCCGGAACAGACTTTCGGTGAACTGCTGGAGCCGATGATTTCGGTGGCTGTCGCGCTGATCCTGTTCGAGGGCGGCCTCAATCTCAATTTTCGCGAACTGCGCAAGACCGAGGGGGCAGTGACGCGGCTCGTGCTCATCGGTGTGCCGGTGGGCTGGGGCCTTGGCGCCATCGCCTGCTATTACCTGGCGGGGCTGGTTTGGCCGGTGGCGATCCTGTTTGCCGGCATACTGGTCGTGACCGGCCCTACGGTCGTGCTTCCTCTCCTGCGCCAAAGCAACGTGGCGCCGCGACCGCGTGCGATCCTCAAGTGGGAGGCGATCGTCAATGATCCGATCGGGGCGCTCTGCGCGGTCATTACCTACGAGTACCTTCGGCGGGCGGAAGCCGGCGGAACGCTGATTGCCGTCGTCATCTCGCTCTTGGCTGCCGCCGTCGTGGCCGGACTGATCGGCTACGCCGTGGCCCGCCTGGTCGCCTGGTCCTTTCCGCGCGGACAAGTGCCGGAATACCTCAAGGCGCCCGTCCTGCTGGTAGCCGTGATCAGCACTTTCGTCCTGTCCAACCTCATCCAGCAGGAAACGGGCCTGCTTGCAGTGACGGTCATGGGTGTCGCCATTGCCAACATGCGGCTCGACAGCCTGCGCGACATACATCCCTTCAAGGAGAACGTGACGGTTCTGCTGATCTCCGGCGTCTTTGTGCTGCTTTCGGCATCGCTGGATCTTGAAGTTCTGCGCCAGTTCGAGTGGCGCTTCATTGCTTTTCTCGTGGCACTGCTGTTCATCGTGCGTCCGGTGACGGTGCTCGTCAGCCTGGCTTTCAGCCGGTTGCCGTGGAACGAGCGTCTGCTCCTGGCTTGGATTGCCCCGCGCGGTGTCGTCGCCGTCGCGATCGCCGGCCTGTTTGCCTTGCGCCTGGGCAAGCTGGGTTATGCCGACGGGAGCATCCTGGTGGCGTTGTCCTTCGCGGTCGTCGTCGCGACGATCGTCGCCCACGGTTTCAGTGTGCGCCATGTCGCGCGCTGGCTGAAAGTGACGGGCGTTCAGCGCAAGGGGCTGCTGATCGTGGGCAGCACGCCCTGGAGCCTGGCGCTCGCCGAACAGGTGTGCTCGCTCGATCTGCCGGTGACCATCTGCGATACCAGTTGGCAACGTCTTTCGGCAGCGCGTCAGGCGGGTATCCCGACCTACCACGGTGAAATCCTCTCGGAATCGACGGAGGAGAGGCTCGACCTGACGCAGTTCCAAGTGCTTGTCGCTATATCGCAGAACGAGGCTTACAATGCTCTTGTCTGCAACGAATTTGCGCCGGATTTTGGGCGCGATTCCGTATACCAGCTGGGCGGGATGGGCGATGACGAGGATCACCGAAGCCTGCCCGAGGCGCTGCAGGGCCGAGCCATGTTTACCTCGGGTCTTGGCGTCGAAGACATCATCGCACGCGAGCAGGCCGGGTGGAGCTTTCGCAAGACCAAAATCAGCGATCAGTTCGATTTCTCGGACGCCCAGGCGGTTTTGCCGGAAGGGGCGGACATGCTCTTCCTCTACCGCAAGGATGGCAAGATCCGCTTCTTCACCCATGCTTCGCGGCCGGCGCCAGAGCCCGGCGACGTGATTGTTTCCTACGCGCCATCACGCCGCCCGGAGCCGCAATCTTCCGGGCAGACAACACTGACAGAGGAGACAGGAGCATGATGCTATGTCGTGGCAGGGACGGCGGGCAGGCTTGGCTTTTGAGTGCAGCGCTGGTCATGTCACTCTCGGCTTGCGGCGGTCCGGGGCGGCACGAAGCGCCTGAAGAAACCGGTTCCGCGGCAAGTGAGGTGGCTGGTGCCGCAGCACAGGACAATTCCCCTGACGTGGACGTCATGCCGAAAAAGTCGATACTTCGTCCCGACGTCAGTCCCTTGCGCGATGCGGCGCCTTCGCTGCAGCCGGTGACGATTACCGTTCGCTTTCCCGAGCAGGGCAAGGAGCCGGATGAGGCAGGACTTGCCGCCATCGACGAGCTTGTCGCCAATCCGACCTTCAAGGCAGGCGGTGCTGTCACGATCTGGGGACACACCGATTCCCGCGGCAGCGACAAGGCCAACCTCGCGGCTTCGAAGAAGCGCGCAGAGGCCGTGCGCGATTACCTGAAGAGCAAGGGCGTGGATACCGATCGCCTTACGGTCATCCCCTTGGGGGAAAGCCGTCCTATTGCGCCCAATCGCAAGCTTGACGGTTCGGATGATCCGGAGGGACGGGCGCGCAACCGGAGGGTGGAAATCCGTGTCCAGCCGCCTGTAATGGAAGCGCAGGGAGGTCCCGACGCTACTGCGACCCGCGAGCCCGAGCCGTTACCCGAATAGTTCGGCCTGACTCCTGCGGGACTTTCGTGTCCGCGGTGACATCCAGGCTGGACTGCACCCAAGTGTATTCCTGCCGAGCATCATCGTTATACCCGACAGATGACGCTTAAGCGCCTTAGAAGTCGATCAAAGTTGAATTTTCAACGCCAATTTCGAATAATCATCATGAAATTGGTAATATAATCAGTGGCATCCGAGCTGTTTCAAAATTGTAATCGGCGCATTTACCAAAGTTTATTTACCCGAAGAAGACACTTGCGGGACAAGAACTCGAGGTGTCTGATCATGATGCGTAGGTTCAAATACAGATATGGTGCGGTGCCTGTCCTGCTGCTCGCCGCTCTGTATCCTGTCCGGCCGGTCCAGGCCCAAACGATAACCGGAACGATCGACGCGACAATCACGCTGGTCGCAGCCTGTGCAGTCAACGGCGATACGGCGACCAGCAATGTCGATTTCGGCTCGCTCGATTTCGGTTCGGTCAGTACTTTTTTCACATCGTCCGACGCTCACGTCGACGGCAATGGATCTGGCAACATTTCGGTGCAGTGCTCCCCCGGCTCCGATGCCACGATAACCATCGATAGCGGCGCGAACGACGCTGCGGTGGCCGGGGGCGGCAGGGCGCTGTCGAACGGTTCGCTGTACATACCCTATGACATCTATTCCGATGCCGGGTTCAGTACTGTTCTTAACAACGGTTCGACGTTGTCCGTGACCGGTGATGGAACCGAGCAGACGGTGCCGATCTACGGCCGCGCCGTGGGTGTCACCGGTCTCTCTCCCGGGACTTATACCGACACGATTTCGGTGACGCTGACCTTCTGAGGGCGGAGGAAAGACTCATGGCATCGCGATGGCGCCGCGTAGCAGGACTGGGGGCAGCACTGGCGGCTGGTCTGTCCACAACGGCGATAGCCCAGACGACGGCCACCTTTCAGGTATCCGCTACGATCGTTTCGGGGTGCGAGATCAATGGTTCCCTTGCCATGGGAGGCGAAGCGCTTGGTCGATACGGATCGCTCGACTTCGGGACTCATCCCTCGCTTTCCACCGATACGGCGTCTGCAGCCATTGCGGCAGATGCCGGCTTGACGTTGAGCTGCACGCCTGGCGTGACCCTGTCGATGGCGCTTGGGGGCGGCCAGCATGGCTCTGCGACACGCAACATGCAGGCTTCGGGGAGCAACGACCTGCTTGCCTATCGGCTTTATCGCGACGCTGCCTTTTCGAACGAGATGCAGGTGGACCAGGCCTATTCGGTCAGTTTCGCCGATCCGGAAGACATGGTCTTGCCCATTTATGCAAGGGTTGTGCTTGGCGGGGATAAGCCGCCGGACACATATTCCGACACCGTCGTTCTGACGCTGAGCTGGTGATGGCCATGGGAGAGGCAAAAGAACCGGCTAGCATGGCAGCAAGCCTCATCGCTGCGGCAATTGCGCTTCTGCCGCTTCGGGCCTGGGCCGCAACAGTCCTGATCTGGCCGATCGACCCGGCTATTGAGGCGGGCCGCGCTGGAACTGAACTCTGGCTGGAGAACCGCGGTTCGTCGGATGTCGTCCTGCAGGTCCGGGTCCTGAGCTGGTCGCAGGAAGAGGGACGCGAAGTGCATTCCGAACAGGATGAAGTCCTCGCCAGTCCGCCAATGGTCAAGGTGGTCCCCGGCGTGCGCCAACTCGTGCGCCTCGTGATGGCTAAACCGGAGCCGCGCGAGCGCGAAGGCGCGTACCGCGTCATCGTCGATGAGATTCCCGCAGTTACCGGCAAGCCCGCAGAAAAGCAGACCGCTACCGCGCTTCGCTTTCGCATGCGTTATTCCATTCCCCTGTTCGTCGCTCCGAAGCAGAGCGGCGCAATGGCTACCCAGCCGCAGTTGAGCTGTCGTCTCAATCCGGGGGGACGCCGTATTCGACTGACCAATACCGGGACGGTTCACGCCCGGCTTGCCGATGCTGTGCTCGATAGCGCAAACGGTTCCGTGCCGCTGGCGCAGGGGCTTCTCGGTTATGTTCTGCCCGGCAGCATCATGGAATGGGCCGTTCCCGGCAAGGCAACCTCCAGCGGTACGTTGCTTGCGAAGGTCAACGGCAATGCGAAGCAGGTGGCGCTTGGCGCCTGCATGCCGCTCTAGATGGTCGGCGCTGGGGCTCCTCGTGGCGCCGGTTGCGGGTCTGGTCCCGTTTGCATCGGTGAATGCACATGCCGATGATGCGCCCGAGCAGATGACACGGGGCTCGGATATCCGGTCGAGCCTGCGCCTTCATCTGGAACTGGTGGTG comes from the Novosphingobium pentaromativorans US6-1 genome and includes:
- a CDS encoding OmpA family protein, yielding MMLCRGRDGGQAWLLSAALVMSLSACGGPGRHEAPEETGSAASEVAGAAAQDNSPDVDVMPKKSILRPDVSPLRDAAPSLQPVTITVRFPEQGKEPDEAGLAAIDELVANPTFKAGGAVTIWGHTDSRGSDKANLAASKKRAEAVRDYLKSKGVDTDRLTVIPLGESRPIAPNRKLDGSDDPEGRARNRRVEIRVQPPVMEAQGGPDATATREPEPLPE
- a CDS encoding spore coat U domain-containing protein, whose protein sequence is MMRRFKYRYGAVPVLLLAALYPVRPVQAQTITGTIDATITLVAACAVNGDTATSNVDFGSLDFGSVSTFFTSSDAHVDGNGSGNISVQCSPGSDATITIDSGANDAAVAGGGRALSNGSLYIPYDIYSDAGFSTVLNNGSTLSVTGDGTEQTVPIYGRAVGVTGLSPGTYTDTISVTLTF
- a CDS encoding Csu type fimbrial protein, which gives rise to MASRWRRVAGLGAALAAGLSTTAIAQTTATFQVSATIVSGCEINGSLAMGGEALGRYGSLDFGTHPSLSTDTASAAIAADAGLTLSCTPGVTLSMALGGGQHGSATRNMQASGSNDLLAYRLYRDAAFSNEMQVDQAYSVSFADPEDMVLPIYARVVLGGDKPPDTYSDTVVLTLSW
- a CDS encoding molecular chaperone, with the protein product MAASLIAAAIALLPLRAWAATVLIWPIDPAIEAGRAGTELWLENRGSSDVVLQVRVLSWSQEEGREVHSEQDEVLASPPMVKVVPGVRQLVRLVMAKPEPREREGAYRVIVDEIPAVTGKPAEKQTATALRFRMRYSIPLFVAPKQSGAMATQPQLSCRLNPGGRRIRLTNTGTVHARLADAVLDSANGSVPLAQGLLGYVLPGSIMEWAVPGKATSSGTLLAKVNGNAKQVALGACMPL